In Anopheles cruzii chromosome X, idAnoCruzAS_RS32_06, whole genome shotgun sequence, one genomic interval encodes:
- the LOC128278682 gene encoding uncharacterized protein LOC128278682, producing MAPTFEIKQNTAIEFLRSHFPDFELQLSAEGKITKGEYVYIFSLLLYFSCVRHPVSFFQNICKQFDESQQHMLKTFLKSFVAEGTTEPKVNRSFVDDAVLTATKGADPLKTLAQQITRPKSASKQAMMQSKLRGLTTQLESARLENASLDKHIEQLQQMLRRAGDQNKRLLTKINALEMKEQLCCVKLLNEISTTRDAHEKTKSDLLTLEERYNAQQSILLKSTQECTILECNQLTKERKEVAEKEKTWLNEFNTLREKNETIKKRFEEQKRELRIEFEENMGKMKERMLQQLDLRCAQLQEQLAEKNERDLEIRKENQVLLLKLKTLEDSKSERKHLLPIPAQARLRNNLLMEDEEGEVFNMTYLADLKSGRCGSPEAGEDRYSELLQRNSMLPPHLRTSYATLYPECDTAEDETRGNVSEAFDDSSTGLITRRKVSGVTSYKRPGPPTPSKKAGRLSFGAALPIATGQIQYKEALKDANINGANLAGSSDVNHNSADATMVDGKTKGIKTPSKFKQILSSTNLLGNFQRNENSPPKRRISWFAKNPKY from the exons ATGGC TCCTACGTTTGAGATAAAGCAAAACACAGCAATAGAGTTTTTGCGTTCGCATTTTCCCGACTTTGAGCTTCAACTCAGTGCCGAaggaaaaataacaaaaggaGAATATGTGTACATTTTTTCATTACTCCTGTATTTTTCTTGCGTCCGTCATCccgtttcattttttcaaaacatcTGCAAACAATTCGACGAGTCACAACAACACATGTTGAAAACTTTTCTGAAATCCTTTGTTGCGGAAGGTACGACAGAACCTAAAGTCAATCGCAGCTTTGTCGACGATGCAGTTTTGACTGCTACGAAAGGAGCAGA CCCGCTTAAAACACTGGCCCAACAAATAACACGCCCAAAATCAGCGTCGAAACAAGCAATGATGCAGTCCAAATTAAGAGGATTGACAACGCAACTAGAATCGGCGCGCTTGGAAAACGCATCTCTTGACAAGCATATCGAGCAATTGCAGCAGATGCTACGCAGGGCAGGTGATCAAAATAAAAGGCTTTTGACGAAGATCAACGCACTGGAGATGAAGGAGCAGCTGTGC TGTGTAAAACTGCTGAATGAGATTTCAACTACCAGAGATGCTCACGAGAAAACGAAGTCAGATTTGCTTACTTTGGAAGAGCGTTATAATGCGCAGCAGTCAATCTTGTTGAAATCCACACAAGAATGTACTATCCTTGAGTGCAACCAG CTGACCAAGGAACGAAAGGAGGTagctgaaaaggaaaaaacctGGCTAAACGAATTCAACACACTTCgcgagaaaaatgaaacgattaaAAAGCGTTTCGAAGAACAGAAACGTGAGCTACGGATTGAATTCGAGGAAAATATGGGCAAGATGAAGGAACGAATG CTTCAACAGCTTGATTTAAGGTGTGCACAACTACAAGAGCAGCTGGCCGAAAAGAACGAACGGGACCTGGAGATACGGAAGGAGAACCAAGTGCTGCTGCTAAAGCTTAAAACTTTGGAGGATAGTAAAAGCGAGCGGAAACATCTTTTACCTATTCCGGCCCAGGCACGCCTAC GAAATAATCTGCTGATGGAAGATGAAGAGGGCGAAGTGTTCAATATGACCTACCTGGCTGATCTGAAAAGCGGTCGCTGTGGGTCACCAGAAGCAGGTGAAGATCGCTACTCGGAGCTACTCCAACGTAACTCGATGTTGCCACCACATCTGCGCACTAGCTACGCCACCCTCTACCCGGAATGTGATACAGCGGAGGATGAAACGCGA GGTAACGTTTCAGAAGCATTTGATGATAGTTCAACTGGTTTGATCACACGTCGCAAGGTCAGTGGTGTGACATCGTACAAACGGCCAGGGCCACCTACGCCGAGTAAAAAGGCTGGTCGCCTGTCTTTTGGTGCTGCGCTACCCATCGCCACTGGCCAGATCCAATACAAGGAAGCTCTAAAGGATGCAAACATAAATGGTGCCAATCTCGCTGGGTCTTCCGATGTGAACCATAACAGTGCCGACGCGACGATGGTAGATGGTAAAACGAAAGGCATTAAAACCCCCAGCAAATTTAAGCAGATACTCAGCTCAACCAACTTGTTGGGGAACTTTCAGCGCAACGAG AATTCACCGCCGAAGCGACGGATTAGTTGGTTTGCCAAAAACCCAAAGTATTAA
- the LOC128267342 gene encoding uncharacterized protein LOC128267342: protein MIRKSMKTLSEKLSTMWWRGETWWRGETWWRGETWCNSDTALRTLLLVALLCGTFWYDCRPAAMVGAVSLGALWCRHCSSVQLQTSSRLDTAIAKARARCCTLRNSRPYGFTIALVVTVLTPIILFFVLPWWMILMSLLVLGVVIKWTYDIKVVFSNDTATIQEQQFELEVKEFLPEINELNQSLLKEVGEKGDIPMHIDWCNEKSAQEGDNYGEDELYIRMLLPEDGSRELETVEQSDSSSDELFMDDGGSQMVRKRCTNGTKTAIEEVCDERIQFKISHFNANSSSDSDENISSGLSFGGESSEARSRTKSTVSEKMKQSRQKRVSAGSNDTTELNIASCAVNPANSALMGAMFQCLMNATTVQRPTGSGSSSSGSGAIPSEQSKSSIIIDAIGGAIRSTRLLQPSSKHENSSDDDKDSDFEILNSEELNNF from the exons TACTTCTTGTGGCGCTACTCTGTGGCACTTTCTG GTACGACTGTCGGCCAGCGGCTATGGTAGGCGCCGTGTCGCTCGGAGCGCTCTGGTGTCGGCACTGTTCTTCGGTGCAGTTGCAGACTTCTTCGCGCCTCGACACAGCGATCGCGAAAGCAAGAGCACGTTGTTGCACACTGCGAAACAGTAGACCCTATGGCTTTACAATTGCGCTAGTAGTGACTGTTCTCACGCCAATCATCTTGTTTTTCGTGCTTCCTTGGTGGATGATACTAATGTCCCTGCTAGTGCTAGGAGTGGTCATAAAATGGACATACGATATTAAAGTAGTCTTTAGCAACGATACTG CTACTATCCAGGAGCAGCAGTTCGAGCTAGAGGTAAAAGAGTTTCTTCCAGAAATCAACGAACTTAATCAGTCGCTGCTAAAAGAGGTTGGAGAGAAGGGCGATATTCCGATGCACATTGATTGGTGCAACGAGAAATCCGCCCAAGAAGGAGACAATTACGGAGAAGATGAGCTGTACATTAGGATGCTGTTACCGGAGGATGGTAGTAGGGAATTAGAAACAGTCGAACAGAGTGACTCCAGCAGTGACGAATTATTCATGGACGATGGTGGCTCGCAAATGGTGCGTAAGAGGTGCACAAATGGTACGAAAACCGCCATAGAAGAAGTGTGCGACGAACGGATACAGTTTAAAATCAGTCACTTTAATGCGAACAGTTCGTCTGATTCGGACGAGAACATCTCGAGCGGCCTCTCTTTCGGTGGGGAGTCTTCCGAGGCTCGTAGTCGGACAAAAAGCACTGTATCAgagaaaatgaagcaaagcAGACAAAAGCGTGTTTCTGCAGGGAGTAATGACACAACTGAACTCAATATTGCATCTTGTGCGGTGAACCCAGCAAACAGCGCGCTGATGGGCGCTATGTTTCAGTGCTTAATGAATGCAACTACTGTCCAGCGACCAactggcagtggcagcagcagcagcggttccGGGGCAATTCCTTCCGAGCAGTCCAAAAGCTCTATCATCATCGACGCCATCGGCGGCGCGATACGTTCAACACGGTTGTTACAACCGTCGTCGAAACATGAAAATTCTTCAGACGATGACAAGGATAGTGATTTCGAAATTTTAAACTCGGAAGAGTTGAATAACTTTTGA